Proteins from a genomic interval of Echeneis naucrates chromosome 21, fEcheNa1.1, whole genome shotgun sequence:
- the LOC115061464 gene encoding desmin-like, with protein sequence MSKSYSSSAQSASSYRRTFGSGVGSSPMSSLFSAGGGRSSASHMSTRVYEVKSSAIPSFSSYRVSSGAGGAGFGSSTAMRTYAGEKLDFNLADAMNQDFLNTRTNEKAELQHLNDRFASYIEKVRFLEQQNAALTVEIEKLRGREGPGRVAEMYEEEMRELRRQIEALSNQRARVEVERDNLADDLQKLKLRLQEEIHQKEEAENNLSAFRADVDNATLARLDLERRIESLQEEIAFLKKIHEEEIRELQSQMQDTQIQVQMDMSKPDLTAALRDIRMQYEAIAAKNIAEAEDWYKSKVSDLNQAVNKNNDALRQAKQESMEYRHQIQSYTCEIDSLKGTNESLLRQMRDMEDRTAREASGYQDTITRLEEDIAKMKDDMARHLREYQDLLNVKMALDIEIATYRKLLEGEESRITTNVPVQSAFSSIGFRETSPESQHQRSSEVHSKKTVLIKTIETRDGEVVSESTQHQQDIM encoded by the exons ATGAGCAAGTCCTACTCCTCTTCAGCCCAAAGCGCCTCCTCATACCGCCGCACCTTCGGCTCCGGCGTTGGTTCATCCCCAATGTCTTCCCTCTTCTCTGCTGGAGGAGGCCGCAGCTCTGCAAGCCACATGTCTACCAGAGTCTATGAGGTCAAGAGCTCTGCCATCCCCTCCTTTTCCAGCTACAGGGTTTCCTCTGGCGCCGGAGGAGCTGGGTTCGGCTCCTCTACAGCCATGCGCACCTACGCTGGTGAAAAACTTGACTTCAACCTGGCAGATGCCATGAACCAGGACTTCCTCAACACAAGGACCAACGAGAAGGCCGAGCTTCAGCACCTCAATGACCGCTTTGCCAGCTACATCGAGAAGGTGCGTTTCCTTGAGCAGCAGAATGCGGCACTGACAGTGGAAATTGAGAAGCTGAGAGGTCGTGAAGGGCCCGGCCGTGTGGCTGAGATGTATGAGGAGGAAATGAGGGAGCTGAGGAGGCAAATAGAGGCCCTGTCCAACCAGCGTGCCCGagtggaggtggagagagacaACCTGGCTGATGACCTGCAGAAACTTAAGCTGAG ACTGCAGGAGGAAATTCACCAGaaagaagaggcagaaaacaacCTGTCTGCCTTCAGAGCT gaTGTTGACAATGCTACTCTGGCCAGGCTGGACCTGGAGAGACGCATTGAGAGTCTGCAAGAGGAAATTGCCTTCCTCAAGAAGATCCATGAAGAG GAGATCCGTGAGCTGCAGAGCCAGATGCAGGACActcagatccaggtccagatgGACATGTCCAAACCAGACctgactgctgctctgaggGACATCCGCATGCAGTACGAAGCCATCGCTGCCAAGAACATTGCAGAGGCCGAAGACTGGTACAAGTCTAAG GTGTCTGATCTGAACCAGGCTGTGAACAAGAACAATGATGCTCTGCGTCAGGCCAAACAGGAGAGCATGGAGTACAGACACCAGATCCAATCCTACACCTGTGAGATCGACTCACTCAAAGGCACT AATGAGTCTCTGCTGCGCCAGATGAGAGATATGGAAGACCGCACGGCCCGTGAGGCTTCTGGTTATCAGGACACTATCACACGGTTGGAGGAAGACATTGCCAAGATGAAG GATGATATGGCCCGCCACCTGAGAGAATACCAGGATCTCCTCAATGTGAAGATGGCCCTCGATATTGAAATTGCCACCTATCGTAAGCtgctggagggagaggagagcag GATCACTACCAATGTGCCTGTCCAGTCTGCCTTTTCCTCTATTGGATTCAGAG AGACCAGTCCTGAGTCCCAGCATCAACGCTCATCAGAGGTTCACTCCAAGAAGACCGTTCTCATCAAGACCATTGAGACCCGCGATGGAGAG GTGGTCAGTGAGTCCACACAGCACCAGCAGGACATCATGTAG